In one Thermodesulfovibrionales bacterium genomic region, the following are encoded:
- the nuoI gene encoding NADH-quinone oxidoreductase subunit NuoI, whose translation MLSLLKTIWSVFLHAFRKRETVLYPEERPYLPPRWRGRIILSRDPDGGERCVACYLCAVACPVSCIALQAAEDERGRRYPEFFRINFSRCIFCGFCEEACPTYAIQLTPDFEMGEYHRQNLVYEKEDLLISGPGKYPDYNFYKVAGLSIGGKDKGEAENEEPPVDVRDLLP comes from the coding sequence ATGCTGAGTCTGTTGAAGACCATATGGAGCGTCTTCCTGCACGCCTTCAGGAAGAGGGAGACGGTCCTTTACCCTGAGGAGAGACCTTATCTGCCGCCCCGATGGAGGGGCAGGATCATCCTCTCCCGGGACCCTGACGGAGGCGAACGCTGCGTGGCGTGTTACCTCTGCGCTGTTGCATGTCCGGTGAGCTGCATCGCTCTCCAGGCGGCGGAAGATGAAAGGGGGAGGCGTTATCCCGAGTTCTTCCGCATCAATTTTTCACGCTGCATCTTCTGCGGCTTCTGTGAAGAGGCATGCCCAACATATGCCATCCAGTTGACGCCTGATTTTGAGATGGGGGAGTATCACCGGCAGAATCTCGTCTATGAGAAGGAGGACCTCCTCATAAGCGGGCCCGGAAAATATCCGGACTATAACTTCTATAAGGTCGCGGGATTATCAATAGGCGGCAAGGATAAGGGTGAGGCCGAGAATGAGGAACCTCCTGTGGACGTGAGGGACCTGCTTCCGTGA
- the nuoJ gene encoding NADH-quinone oxidoreductase subunit J, giving the protein MNVLFYSAAAVAAVSTLMVITRVNAVHALLYLIVSLISVALIFFILGAPFAAALEVIIYAGAIMVLFVFVIMMLNIGPQTARQERAWLHPGTWVGPAILSLILLAELVSILTQSRGRSLAIAVLEPGQIGTALFGPYLIGVELASMLLLSGIVGAFHLGRKSARKRDGGRE; this is encoded by the coding sequence ATGAACGTTCTCTTTTATAGTGCTGCTGCTGTTGCGGCGGTCTCCACCCTCATGGTCATCACCAGGGTGAACGCTGTGCATGCCCTCCTTTATCTCATCGTCTCCCTGATTTCCGTTGCGCTCATATTCTTCATCCTCGGCGCGCCTTTTGCGGCTGCCCTTGAGGTGATCATCTATGCGGGCGCGATTATGGTCCTCTTCGTCTTCGTGATCATGATGCTCAATATCGGTCCCCAAACGGCAAGACAGGAAAGGGCATGGCTGCATCCTGGAACCTGGGTAGGGCCTGCTATTCTATCCCTTATTCTCCTGGCTGAACTTGTCTCGATCCTTACACAGAGCAGAGGAAGGTCTCTCGCCATTGCCGTTCTGGAACCGGGGCAGATAGGGACTGCCCTTTTTGGACCCTATCTCATCGGCGTTGAACTGGCATCGATGCTGCTGTTAAGCGGGATCGTCGGCGCTTTCCATCTC